The genomic interval AGGTGGCGCGGCTGCACCTCGACAAACTGCGCGCCAAGCTCACCCAGCTCACGCCGGACCAGGCGGCGTACATCGGGGTACCGATGGAAGGGCCGTACAAGCCCGATCACTATCGGTACTGAGCGCGGGCAGCGCCACGCCGCGCGGAGTTTCCAGCCTCGCCACGGCGCATTACTGTGGTACATCGGTACGTGGGCATCGGCGGGCGAATCTCACCGCCCACTCGGGCGAGGG from Gemmatimonadales bacterium carries:
- a CDS encoding adenosylhomocysteinase encodes the protein MARLHLDKLRAKLTQLTPDQAAYIGVPMEGPYKPDHYRY